A single genomic interval of Streptomyces graminofaciens harbors:
- a CDS encoding amidohydrolase family protein, with the protein MDKLNGWVDIHAHFTPPTTAEEREAQWRQLRNAHLLAPEPYHWQPETMLATMDRLGIATQMLSPVPVDPPLPQLRAWNDYGAQLVADHPGRFGLLAGLPTDDPDAALAEIARGDTETHPDGYLLTTRRSGVPLGDPRLAPVWEELDRRSAVLFIHPSAVPPAFRQTAVLVELPFETTRTVVDLLYAGFFRRYPRLTVVLAHCGGALPALSGRLGLLGAEEYVFNPLGLTADDIRTDLAKLHLDTAAAGTDANLAAAVTMVPRDHLVYGADAGVPCSNENNMKRNVDALRNSHVLTPQEVDALGRRAFDLFPAAAQRHRDALAAAA; encoded by the coding sequence ATGGACAAGCTCAACGGCTGGGTGGACATCCACGCGCATTTCACCCCACCGACCACGGCGGAGGAGCGTGAGGCCCAGTGGCGTCAGCTGAGGAACGCGCACCTCCTGGCGCCCGAGCCCTACCACTGGCAACCCGAGACGATGCTCGCCACCATGGATCGCCTGGGCATCGCCACGCAGATGCTCAGCCCGGTACCCGTCGATCCCCCACTGCCGCAACTGCGCGCCTGGAACGACTACGGCGCCCAGCTCGTCGCCGACCACCCCGGCCGCTTCGGCCTGCTCGCCGGCCTGCCCACCGACGACCCGGACGCGGCCTTGGCCGAGATCGCGCGCGGCGACACGGAAACACACCCTGACGGCTATCTGCTGACCACCCGCCGGTCGGGTGTCCCGCTCGGGGACCCGCGTCTGGCGCCGGTGTGGGAGGAACTCGACCGGCGCTCGGCCGTGCTGTTCATCCACCCGAGCGCCGTACCGCCCGCGTTCCGTCAGACCGCCGTCCTGGTCGAATTGCCGTTCGAGACCACCCGGACCGTCGTGGACCTGCTCTACGCAGGATTCTTCCGCCGGTACCCCCGTCTCACGGTCGTCCTCGCCCACTGCGGCGGCGCCCTGCCCGCGCTCTCCGGCCGCCTCGGGCTGCTCGGGGCGGAGGAGTACGTGTTCAACCCGCTGGGCCTGACCGCCGACGACATCCGCACCGACCTGGCGAAGCTCCATCTCGACACCGCCGCGGCCGGCACGGACGCCAACCTCGCCGCAGCAGTCACGATGGTGCCCCGTGACCACCTCGTCTACGGCGCCGACGCCGGAGTCCCCTGCTCGAACGAGAACAACATGAAACGCAACGTCGACGCGCTCCGGAACTCCCACGTCCTCACACCGCAAGAAGTCGACGCACTCGGCCGCCGCGCCTTCGACCTCTTCCCCGCAGCCGCGCAACGCCACCGCGACGCCCTCGCAGCAGCAGCCTGA